Proteins encoded in a region of the Pseudomonas putida genome:
- a CDS encoding acyl-CoA dehydrogenase family protein, which yields MNFQLTQEQEMLVEAVRSFVAKELLPHEEAVDRADAVSPELAAQIRGKAIAAGFYAFNMPEEVGGGGLDYLSQALIERELSKVSWALHVFVARPSKILMACKDEQINDYLLPCVQGEKTDCFALTEPGAGSDANAIRTRAVRQGDDFVINGSKHFISHAGHADFAIVFAVTDTYEHNGRKRNAVTALLVDRGTPGMTIRRGPKCVSNRGYHTYELFFDDCRVPASKVLGEVGKGWEVANAWLTAGRVMVAANCVGQAQRALDLSLQWAADRKQFGQAIGSYQGVSFKLADMATQIRAAEMLTLHTAWKMDQGSMTDGEAGMAKLFASEVLGKVADEAVQIFGGMGLMDEGPVERIWRNARIERIWEGTSEIQRHIIARELLRPLLR from the coding sequence ATGAATTTCCAACTGACCCAAGAACAAGAAATGTTGGTGGAAGCGGTACGCAGCTTTGTCGCCAAAGAGCTGCTGCCCCATGAGGAAGCGGTGGACCGCGCCGATGCCGTGTCACCCGAGCTGGCCGCACAGATCCGCGGCAAGGCCATCGCCGCTGGGTTCTATGCCTTCAACATGCCCGAGGAAGTCGGTGGCGGCGGCCTGGACTACTTGTCTCAGGCGTTGATCGAGCGTGAGCTGTCCAAGGTGTCCTGGGCCCTGCATGTATTTGTCGCACGGCCGTCGAAAATTCTCATGGCCTGCAAGGATGAGCAGATCAACGACTACCTGCTGCCCTGCGTGCAGGGCGAGAAAACAGACTGTTTCGCCCTCACCGAACCGGGCGCCGGCTCCGATGCCAACGCCATCAGGACCCGCGCCGTGCGCCAGGGCGATGACTTTGTCATCAACGGCAGCAAGCACTTCATCAGCCACGCCGGCCACGCCGATTTCGCCATTGTCTTCGCGGTCACCGACACCTACGAGCACAACGGGCGCAAGCGCAATGCGGTCACGGCGTTGCTGGTGGACCGTGGTACGCCGGGCATGACCATCCGCCGTGGCCCCAAATGCGTCAGCAACCGTGGCTACCACACCTACGAACTGTTCTTCGACGACTGCCGGGTGCCGGCCAGCAAGGTACTGGGCGAGGTTGGCAAGGGCTGGGAAGTGGCCAACGCCTGGCTTACCGCAGGCCGGGTGATGGTCGCCGCCAACTGCGTGGGCCAGGCCCAGCGCGCACTCGACCTGTCGCTGCAATGGGCCGCCGACCGTAAGCAATTCGGCCAGGCCATTGGCAGCTACCAGGGTGTGTCGTTCAAGTTGGCCGACATGGCCACGCAGATCCGCGCCGCCGAGATGCTCACCCTGCACACTGCCTGGAAGATGGACCAGGGCAGCATGACCGACGGCGAGGCCGGCATGGCCAAGCTGTTTGCCAGCGAAGTGCTGGGCAAGGTGGCCGACGAAGCCGTGCAGATATTTGGCGGTATGGGCCTTATGGACGAAGGGCCGGTCGAGCGCATTTGGCGCAATGCGCGTATCGAACGCATCTGGGAGGGGACCTCGGAAATCCAGCGGCACATCATCGCCCGCGAACTGCTGCGCCCGCTGCTGCGCTGA
- a CDS encoding acetate--CoA ligase family protein, whose protein sequence is MSQSIRDNLKRLLAPRHLAFVGGRSMARALKRCAEGGFGGELFLVNPQHESLEGIPCVARVADLPYAPDAVFIATNRELTLQCVAELAARGAGGAICYASGFAESGEEGRQLQQRLLDAAGNMALLGPNCYGLLDYLHGAALWPVAHGGQQVEKGVAILTQSGNFAYNLSMSDRSLPVAYMASVGNQAQLGVAELMDVLLDDPRVTAIGLHLEGLKNVPGFARAAYKALQQGIPIIALKTGVSQIGAELALSHTSSLSGSDALYDSLFQRLGVIRVSGPVSFVETLKAAACGRLPADGELIALACSGGDAGLIADYAERNQLHLPKLEQGQVTALAEVLPAFANLVNPLDFTTAIWGDEAALQRMLDSTLRGAAGAAMLVLDYPAAFTGERKECDLLLGLYSDALERHGKIGFVTSAFPELLPASARERLHARGIAALQGVEDGLAAWGRIVAYQRNRQRLLEQGEAARMPLCPQALAGESRLLDEWQSKQALRTFGLPVPAGVLSTPERAVADAAGVGYPLVLKAVSAQLPHKTEAGAVALNLRDAAALDAALVQMRQRIAAYAPQVAFDQVLLEPMAEAPLAELIVGIKREPDFALALVIGAGGVLVELLKDSASLLLPTTDSAIRTALLNLRSATLLQGFRGRPAADLDALVAAIRAVADYACENAGQLLELDVNPLMVGAHGTTAVDALIRLGQAQGERHE, encoded by the coding sequence ATGTCGCAATCGATTCGTGACAACCTCAAGCGCCTGTTGGCGCCCCGGCACCTGGCCTTCGTCGGCGGGCGCAGCATGGCTCGGGCGCTCAAGCGCTGCGCCGAAGGTGGCTTTGGCGGCGAGCTGTTTCTGGTCAACCCACAGCATGAAAGCCTCGAAGGCATCCCCTGCGTGGCACGGGTGGCCGACTTGCCTTATGCCCCGGACGCTGTGTTCATCGCCACCAACCGCGAACTGACCTTGCAGTGCGTTGCCGAGCTGGCCGCACGCGGCGCCGGTGGCGCCATCTGCTATGCCTCGGGCTTTGCCGAAAGCGGCGAGGAGGGGCGCCAGCTGCAGCAGCGCCTGCTCGACGCCGCCGGCAACATGGCCTTGCTCGGCCCCAACTGCTACGGCCTGCTCGACTACCTGCATGGCGCTGCCCTGTGGCCGGTCGCGCATGGCGGCCAGCAGGTGGAGAAAGGCGTGGCGATCCTCACGCAAAGTGGCAACTTTGCCTACAACCTGTCCATGAGCGACCGCTCACTGCCGGTAGCCTACATGGCCTCGGTCGGCAACCAGGCACAACTGGGCGTGGCCGAGCTGATGGACGTGCTGCTCGATGACCCACGGGTAACGGCCATCGGGCTGCACCTGGAAGGCTTGAAGAACGTGCCGGGTTTTGCCCGCGCCGCCTACAAGGCGTTGCAGCAGGGCATACCGATCATTGCCCTGAAGACAGGCGTGTCGCAGATCGGCGCTGAACTGGCGCTGAGCCACACCAGCTCGTTGTCCGGCTCCGACGCCCTGTACGACAGCCTGTTCCAACGCTTGGGTGTAATCCGCGTCAGCGGCCCGGTGAGCTTTGTCGAAACGCTCAAGGCAGCCGCTTGCGGGCGCTTGCCCGCAGACGGCGAACTCATCGCGCTGGCCTGTTCAGGTGGCGATGCTGGCCTGATCGCCGACTATGCCGAACGCAACCAACTGCACCTGCCGAAACTTGAACAAGGGCAGGTGACGGCGCTGGCCGAGGTGCTACCGGCATTTGCCAACCTGGTCAACCCATTGGATTTCACCACTGCCATCTGGGGCGATGAAGCGGCCTTGCAACGCATGCTCGACAGCACCCTGAGAGGCGCAGCGGGTGCGGCCATGCTGGTGCTGGACTACCCGGCGGCGTTCACCGGTGAACGCAAGGAGTGCGACCTGCTGCTGGGGCTGTACAGCGATGCCCTCGAACGCCACGGCAAAATCGGTTTCGTCACCTCGGCATTCCCCGAACTTCTGCCTGCCAGCGCGCGCGAGCGCCTGCATGCACGGGGCATTGCGGCCCTGCAGGGCGTGGAAGATGGCCTGGCGGCCTGGGGCCGCATCGTCGCCTACCAACGCAACCGCCAGCGTTTGCTGGAGCAGGGCGAGGCCGCACGCATGCCGTTGTGCCCGCAGGCCCTTGCGGGCGAAAGCCGGCTGCTGGACGAATGGCAATCCAAGCAAGCCCTGCGCACCTTCGGTTTGCCCGTGCCAGCGGGTGTGCTGAGTACACCCGAGCGTGCCGTGGCAGACGCTGCCGGCGTGGGGTACCCGCTGGTACTCAAGGCGGTAAGCGCACAGCTGCCGCACAAGACCGAGGCCGGTGCGGTGGCGCTGAACCTGCGCGATGCCGCTGCCCTGGACGCCGCACTGGTGCAGATGCGCCAGCGCATCGCTGCCTACGCCCCGCAGGTCGCGTTTGATCAGGTGTTGCTCGAACCCATGGCCGAGGCGCCCTTGGCCGAGTTGATTGTCGGCATCAAGCGTGAACCCGACTTTGCCCTTGCCCTGGTAATCGGCGCCGGCGGCGTGCTGGTCGAACTGCTCAAGGACAGTGCCAGCCTGTTGCTGCCTACCACCGACAGCGCCATCCGCACCGCACTGCTGAACCTGCGCAGTGCCACCCTGCTGCAAGGCTTCCGTGGCCGCCCGGCCGCCGACCTCGACGCCTTGGTCGCGGCCATTCGTGCGGTGGCTGACTACGCCTGTGAGAACGCCGGGCAACTGCTTGAGCTGGATGTGAACCCATTGATGGTCGGTGCCCACGGCACCACCGCGGTCGATGCGCTGATCCGCCTCGGCCAGGCGCAAGGAGAACGACATGAATGA
- a CDS encoding 5-guanidino-2-oxopentanoate decarboxylase, whose translation MNELTLTAGQALVRLLANYGVQTVFGIPGVHTLELYRGLPGSGIRHVLTRHEQGAGFMADGYARVSGKPGVCFVITGPGVTNAATAIGQAYADSVPMLVISSVNHTASLGKGWGCLHETQDQRAMTAPITAFSAVALRGDDLPELIARAWAVFDSERPRPVHISVPLDVLAARVSRDWSDEVVRRPARGQPCRETLDQAALKLATAKRPMIIAGGGALHAAEQLAQLSARLAAPVFTSVAGKGLLPPQAPLNAGASLCVEPGWQLISQADVVLAVGTEMADTDFWRERLPITGELLRVDIDPRKFNDFYPCAIALLGDARQTLAGLLEHLPALQRDPAQASEAVANLRQAIRNGHAPLQATHQAILDRIAAVLPDNAFISSDMTQLAYTGNYAFASRAPRSWLHPTGYGTLGYGLPAGIGGMFATDHRPGLVLVGDGGFLYTAQELATAVEELQRPLVVLLWNNDALGQIRDDMLGLDIEPVGVLPRNPDFIGLARAFGCTVHQPRDLDALQADLASGFATPGVTFIELKHTCVC comes from the coding sequence ATGAATGAGCTGACCCTGACCGCCGGCCAGGCACTGGTGCGCCTGCTGGCCAACTACGGCGTACAGACCGTGTTCGGCATCCCTGGGGTGCACACCCTGGAGCTGTACCGAGGCTTGCCGGGCAGTGGCATCCGCCACGTGCTGACCCGTCACGAGCAGGGCGCCGGTTTCATGGCTGACGGCTATGCGCGGGTGAGCGGCAAGCCGGGGGTGTGCTTCGTCATCACCGGCCCGGGTGTGACCAACGCCGCCACCGCCATCGGTCAAGCCTATGCCGACTCGGTGCCAATGCTGGTGATTTCGAGCGTCAACCACACCGCCAGCCTGGGCAAGGGCTGGGGTTGCCTGCATGAAACCCAGGACCAGCGTGCCATGACTGCGCCGATTACCGCGTTTTCGGCTGTGGCCTTGCGCGGCGACGACCTGCCCGAATTGATCGCCCGCGCCTGGGCTGTGTTCGACAGCGAACGGCCACGCCCGGTGCATATCTCGGTGCCGCTGGACGTGCTGGCGGCGCGCGTCAGCCGTGACTGGAGCGATGAGGTGGTGCGCCGCCCTGCGCGTGGCCAGCCGTGCCGCGAAACCCTCGACCAGGCTGCCCTGAAACTGGCCACGGCCAAGCGGCCCATGATCATCGCCGGTGGCGGTGCGTTGCACGCGGCCGAGCAATTGGCGCAGTTGAGCGCCCGGCTGGCGGCACCGGTGTTCACCAGCGTGGCCGGCAAGGGCCTGCTGCCACCGCAGGCTCCCCTGAATGCGGGGGCCAGCCTGTGCGTGGAACCTGGCTGGCAGTTGATCAGCCAGGCCGATGTGGTGCTGGCGGTGGGCACCGAGATGGCCGACACCGACTTCTGGCGCGAACGCTTGCCGATCACGGGCGAATTGCTGCGGGTGGACATCGACCCGCGCAAGTTCAACGATTTCTATCCCTGTGCCATTGCCCTGCTGGGAGACGCCCGGCAAACCCTGGCCGGCTTGCTGGAGCACCTGCCAGCACTCCAGCGCGACCCTGCCCAGGCCAGCGAGGCGGTAGCCAACCTGCGCCAGGCCATCCGCAATGGGCATGCACCGTTGCAGGCGACCCACCAGGCCATTCTGGACCGCATTGCCGCCGTACTACCCGACAATGCCTTCATCAGCAGTGACATGACCCAGCTGGCCTACACCGGCAATTACGCCTTCGCCAGCCGGGCGCCACGCAGTTGGCTGCACCCCACCGGCTACGGCACCCTCGGTTATGGCCTGCCAGCCGGCATCGGCGGCATGTTCGCCACCGACCACCGCCCCGGCCTGGTGCTGGTGGGCGACGGCGGCTTCCTCTACACCGCCCAGGAGCTGGCCACGGCGGTCGAAGAACTGCAGCGGCCGTTGGTGGTGTTGCTGTGGAACAATGACGCCCTTGGCCAGATCCGCGACGATATGCTCGGCCTGGATATCGAGCCGGTCGGCGTGCTGCCACGCAACCCGGACTTCATCGGCCTGGCCCGCGCCTTCGGTTGCACAGTGCACCAGCCACGCGACCTGGACGCGCTGCAGGCCGACCTGGCCAGTGGCTTCGCCACCCCAGGCGTGACCTTCATCGAACTCAAACACACCTGCGTCTGCTAA
- the alr gene encoding alanine racemase — translation MPFRRTLLAASLALLITGQAPLYAAPPLSMDNGTNALTVQNSNAWVEVSASALQHNIRTLQAELAGKSKLCAVLKADAYGHGIGLVMPSIIAQGVPCVAVASNEEARVVRASGFTGQLVRVRLASLSELEDALQYDMEELVGSAEFARQVDAIAARHGKTLRIHMALNSSGMSRNGVEMGSWSGRGEALQITDQKHLELVALMTHFAVEDKDDVRKGLAAFNEQTDWLIKHAKLDRSKLTLHAANSFATLEVPEARLDMVRTGGALFGDTVPERTEYKRAMQFKSHVAAVHSYPAGNTVGYDRTFTLTRDSRLANITVGYSDGYRRVFTNKGHVLINGHRVPVVGKVSMNTLMVDVTDFPDVKGGNEVVLFGKQAGGEITQAEMEEINGALLADLYTVWGSSNPKILVD, via the coding sequence ATGCCATTTCGCCGCACCCTTCTGGCCGCATCCCTGGCCCTGCTGATCACTGGCCAGGCCCCCCTGTATGCCGCACCGCCGTTGTCGATGGACAACGGCACCAACGCCCTGACCGTGCAGAACAGCAACGCCTGGGTCGAAGTCAGCGCCAGCGCCCTGCAACACAACATCCGCACCTTGCAGGCCGAGCTGGCCGGCAAGTCCAAACTGTGCGCCGTGCTCAAGGCTGATGCCTATGGCCACGGCATCGGCCTGGTGATGCCGTCGATCATCGCCCAGGGCGTGCCCTGCGTGGCGGTAGCCAGCAACGAGGAAGCCCGCGTGGTCCGCGCCAGCGGTTTCACCGGGCAACTGGTGCGGGTGCGCCTGGCCAGCCTCAGCGAGCTGGAAGATGCCTTGCAGTACGACATGGAAGAACTGGTCGGTAGCGCCGAGTTCGCCCGCCAGGTTGACGCCATCGCCGCGCGCCATGGCAAGACCTTGCGTATCCATATGGCACTCAACTCCAGCGGTATGAGCCGCAATGGGGTGGAAATGGGCAGCTGGTCCGGCCGTGGCGAAGCGCTGCAGATCACCGACCAGAAACACCTCGAGCTGGTTGCGTTGATGACCCACTTCGCCGTCGAAGACAAGGACGATGTGCGCAAGGGCCTGGCGGCATTCAATGAGCAGACCGATTGGCTGATCAAGCACGCCAAGCTCGACCGCAGCAAGCTCACCCTGCATGCGGCCAACTCGTTCGCCACCCTGGAAGTGCCGGAGGCGCGCCTGGACATGGTGCGCACCGGTGGCGCGCTGTTCGGCGATACCGTGCCGGAGCGTACCGAGTACAAACGCGCCATGCAGTTCAAGTCGCACGTGGCGGCGGTGCACAGCTACCCGGCCGGCAACACCGTCGGCTATGACCGCACGTTTACCCTGACCCGTGACTCGCGCCTGGCCAACATCACGGTCGGGTACTCCGATGGCTACCGCCGGGTGTTCACCAACAAGGGCCATGTGCTGATCAACGGCCACCGTGTGCCGGTGGTGGGCAAGGTGTCGATGAACACGCTGATGGTGGATGTCACCGACTTCCCGGACGTGAAGGGCGGCAACGAAGTGGTGCTGTTCGGCAAACAGGCCGGGGGCGAAATCACCCAGGCCGAGATGGAAGAAATCAACGGCGCGCTGCTGGCCGATCTGTACACCGTGTGGGGCAGTTCCAACCCGAAGATTCTCGTCGACTGA
- a CDS encoding pyridoxal phosphate-dependent aminotransferase, which produces MRYAKLTQRIAGDGAAAWDIHYRALALQAEGKDILLLSVGDPDFDTPAPIVEAAIDSLRAGHTHYADVRGKLALRQAIANRHRQRSGQAVSADQVTVLAGAQCALYCVAQCVLEAGDEVIVAEPMYVTYEAVFGACGAKVVPVPVKPENGFRVCPRDVAERITPRTRALALNSPHNPSGASLPRATWEALAELCIAHDLWLISDEVYSELLYEGEHVSPASLPGMAERTATLNSLSKSHAMTGWRMGWVVGSAELATHLENLALCMLYGSPDFIQDAAVVALEQQLPELDAMREAYRQRRDLVCEQLAGCPGIKALKPDGGMFVMVDIRDTGLSAQAFADRLLDSQGVSVLAGEAFGPSAAGHIRLGLVLGSEALADACQRIARCAGELMQEQADA; this is translated from the coding sequence ATGCGCTACGCCAAGCTCACTCAACGCATCGCCGGCGACGGGGCCGCGGCCTGGGACATCCACTACCGCGCCCTGGCGCTGCAGGCCGAGGGCAAGGATATCCTGCTGCTGTCGGTGGGTGACCCAGACTTCGACACCCCCGCGCCGATTGTCGAGGCGGCCATCGACAGCCTGCGGGCCGGCCACACCCATTACGCCGATGTGCGCGGCAAGCTGGCCCTGCGCCAGGCCATCGCCAACCGCCACCGGCAACGCAGCGGCCAGGCGGTAAGCGCCGACCAGGTGACGGTGCTGGCGGGGGCCCAGTGCGCGCTGTACTGCGTGGCCCAATGCGTGCTCGAAGCAGGCGACGAGGTGATCGTCGCCGAACCGATGTATGTCACCTACGAGGCGGTGTTCGGGGCTTGTGGTGCCAAGGTGGTGCCGGTGCCGGTCAAGCCGGAGAACGGCTTTCGCGTGTGCCCGCGTGACGTTGCCGAGCGTATTACCCCGCGCACCCGCGCGCTGGCCCTGAACAGCCCGCACAACCCGTCGGGGGCGAGCTTGCCGCGTGCCACCTGGGAGGCATTGGCCGAGCTGTGCATCGCCCATGACCTTTGGCTGATTTCTGACGAGGTGTACAGCGAGCTGCTGTATGAAGGCGAGCATGTCAGCCCCGCCAGCCTGCCGGGCATGGCCGAGCGCACCGCGACCCTGAACAGCCTGTCGAAGTCGCATGCCATGACCGGCTGGCGCATGGGCTGGGTAGTCGGTTCGGCCGAGCTGGCCACGCACCTGGAAAACCTCGCCCTGTGCATGCTGTACGGCTCGCCGGACTTTATCCAGGATGCCGCCGTGGTGGCGCTGGAACAGCAACTGCCCGAGCTGGATGCCATGCGTGAGGCCTACCGCCAGCGCCGCGACCTGGTGTGCGAGCAGTTGGCAGGCTGCCCTGGTATCAAGGCGCTCAAGCCCGACGGCGGCATGTTCGTGATGGTCGATATCCGCGATACCGGCCTCAGCGCCCAGGCCTTCGCCGACCGCCTGCTGGACAGCCAGGGCGTGTCGGTGCTGGCGGGTGAGGCCTTTGGCCCCAGCGCCGCCGGGCACATTCGCTTGGGCCTGGTGCTCGGCAGCGAGGCGTTGGCCGACGCCTGCCAGCGCATTGCCCGCTGTGCTGGCGAACTGATGCAGGAGCAGGCCGATGCGTGA